The sequence below is a genomic window from Verrucomicrobiota bacterium.
CAAGAAGAAGGGGAAAGAGCATGACCAGTCAGCAAACTTACGCCGCCAGGCTGGAGGCAGTCGGCCCGGGAGCTGGGAAAGAGCGTCTCGCCATGGCCCTACTTCGCGGGAAGTCGCAGGCGCTGGAGCGCGTCTTGGTAGAGTTCTCTCATGGGATACATTTCCCCTTTCTCGCGCAGTAGTTGGTCGCAGAGATCGAACCAGCGCTGGACCCGGAAAGGGTGCAACTCCGCCGGGAAGTGGAAGCCGAATTTTTCTTCAAATTCGGGCGTGCCCATCAGTTGTCGGCGGAGGCCGTCCGCATTCCTTTGACGACTCTGCAAGAGATCGGCTGCGGCCAGGAGTTCCTCTCGCGTCGGATCCCTCCCGAGCATTTCCAGGTAAGCCGCTTGCACGACCGCTTGGATCTCCTCGTGCCCGTAGTCATGCATCTGATAGCCGAACTCGTTTTGAGGGGCTTTTTGAGTGCGCAAAAGATGATCGATGTGGCGGACTGTTTCCTGGAATTCCGGCTGGAGTTCACTTTCCAAAACGCTCTCCGCATGAAAGAGAAAGGCGGCGGGGGGATCCGGAGGATTAGGGTGAAAGCCATATTCGGCCAAGCCCGAGTAGTGGGCCGTGCTGAGGTTGTCTTGGATGGTCCATCCCTTGAGCCCATGGGCCACGATGCCGTAGCCTCCCGCCCCGCCGGCAATGGTGTTGCCAGTGACGGAGCCGCCTTGGAGGATGCGCCCTTTGAAGCGCGGATGCCAAACGGCGCAACCCACGGGAATGCCCATGTGAATGCGGGCTCCAAAATTGTCGATGTAATTGTTGCGCACCACGACCCCGCCGTAGTCAAAGAGGGTCAGGTCCTCATCGAGAGCGAACATTTCGAGGAGGGCGTCCACCAGATTGATCCCGCCAAGCGACTCCCGAGAGATGGCCGCCACCACGTTGTCTTCCACGATCGATCCCGGGGCGCAGTAGAGCACGATTCCCACGTCGGTGGGGTCGATCAGAAGGTTGTTGCGGATGATGGAATCGGTCGCCGCCGAGGAGACGCCATCGGCCCAGGAAAAGGGGATTTCATTGAACTCGCGACCGTTCCCACGTGGGTCCACGCCCATGCCGAAGAAGAGATTGTTCTCCGTTAGCATGTTGGAGGCGTGCTCGTGCATCTTCAGAGTCGACCAAGTCCGCGTGTTCATGAAGACGCAGTTCCGCACGATCTGCCCGTCCCCGCCCGGTCCTCCGAAGTGAACCAGGGCCGGTTGTCCCGCGCCTCCACTACCCCGTCCTTTAGGCACCGTGGAAAGTCGGTAACGATCTCCATCGCAAATGACCCGTTCCAAGACCGCACCCTCCTGCCCCCCGCCGTGGATGAGCATCATGAGGTCTTTGTTGGCCAGCCGGAGAGTGGCGTAGTCGGACGGGAACTCGGCCCCTTTGGTAAAGATCTTCTGCCCCGGTTTCCGGTAGCGAAGGGTCTGCCTGATTTCATAGAGCGCCCCTTTTTCGAGCGCCAGGTCCTCCCCACGATCGAGAACCGCTTGCAGATCATCGCCCGGAAGAGAGACCTTGGCTGCCGAAGCGCCGCTCAGCAGGCAGAACCACAAAAAACAGGGAAAGGACCACGGAAAATGCTTCATAAAAGAAAGACGGCAGGACTGGATCCAAGGCGCTCGTTCGTTTGTTTGGCAAAGTCAACTCGCGAGAAGCCAGGCCAGCTCAAGCCAGCCAGACTTTTCTCCGCTAGCCGGCGGCCCCGCACCATGACGCGCTCCTCCCTCCTCGTTCTTTTCTTGGCCTGGCCTTGGACGGTCGCGGGAGAACTGGTTGTGAGGCATCCCATCTTGGGACCGCTCGTGAGGGCCCTGGGAATCAACGAGCAAATCAGCGTGGGCCAATTTCACTCGCTTGAATTTGTGGGACGCAACGGGCGCTTGGTTCTCGATTTGGAAACTCGGGCGGAGCGGGCGGTCACCTTGGTCAAGCCCCAGTTCCGGCTGCTGGGGCCGGAGAAAGAAGGCAAAGCGCCCGTCTGGGCCTTGCTCACGGTGGAGGAAGTGGCCTACCCCAAAAGCGATGGGAAAAAGCTCCTCCGCACCACCTACCGGGTCGACTGCCAACTGCAAGTCGACCCCATGGATTTCAAAAAAGCGCTCCTGGAGGCAGTGGCCAAGGGCCAGCGACTGCGATTTCGGGGCACGAGCGACCTCGAAGTGGCCGCCACCAAGACCAAAACCCTCCGCTATCGCGAAATTTCCATCGAGCTCCGCTTCCCCGCGGCCTGCCCGCAACCCTTCCCACTCCTCCGCCGGGAAAAGCCGCAAGATTTGCTCCCTTCCGGTCACTTAGACTAGTCAGAAATCTCCCTCCGCTTCCACTCGAAGACGTTCCATGGGAGTGGGATGACTCCATTTACTTAAGGTTTCTTAACTACAAGATGTTGTGGTTGCCGGGTGAATTTCCTTGCCATCCATTGTGTAACCCATCAAACTCCGTCTTCAGCGAAGAAAGCTTCGGCCTTCATCTTTAGGGTGGCCGGAATCAGCTCTAGCGCCTCAGTTGACCTAGAAAACCAGCCATCTCCCATGCGTCTCAAATCTCTCGACATCCACGGCTTCAAATCCTTCGCGGACAAGACTCATTTCACCTTCAGTGAAGGGGTCACCGGCATTGTGGGCCCGAATGGTTGTGGGAAGTCGAATGTGGTCGATGCCATTCGCTGGGTTCTGGGCGAGACCTCCGCGAAAGCCCTGCGAGGGGGGGAAATGGCGGACGTCATCTTTAGCGGCACGGACAAGCGGCAAGCGCTCGGTCTGGCTGAGGTCACGCTTACCTTGACCGACTGCGAAGAGGCGCTCGGCGTCGATTACCAGGAAATCGCGTTGGGCCGCCGGGTCTTTCGCGATGGCAAGTCGGACTACCTCATCAACGGCAAGCCCTGTCGCCTGCGCGACATTCACGAGCTCTTCATGGACACCGGCATCGGTCGCTCGGCTTACTCCATCATGGCCCAGGGGCAGATCGACCAAATCCTCTCCTCGAAGCCGGAAGAGCGGCGGGTCGTCTTCGAAGAGGCGGCCGGCATCACCAAGTTCAAAAAGCAGAAAAAGGAAGCGCTCCGAAAGCTCGAATACACCGAGGCCAATCTTCTGCGGGTCGCCGACATCATCTCTGAGGTCGAACGCCAAATGCGCTCCCTCCAGCGGCAGGCCGCCAAGGCCAAGCGTTTCCAGGCCCTTCATGCCAACGTGCGGGTCTTGGAAACTCACCATGCCCATCGCCAATACCGGGAGCTGAAGGCGCAGGAGGGAGAACTTGCCACCTCCATCGCCTCTCGTCGGCAGCAGCAGGAGGGCCTCGAAGCCGACTCCGAAACCGTCGAGAGCGAAGTCGAAAGTGCTCGGGAGCAACTGCACCAACAAGAAAGCGCCCTCGCCGCCAACCAAGAGGCCCGGATGACTCGGCGCAATGAAATCGAACAAGCCCGGCAGCGTCGGGGCTTTTGTGAGGAGCGGATCGAGGGACTGGAGAGCCAGATTGAGCAGAATCGCTCCGAGATCAGTGCGACCGAAGAAAAACGCGCCCAGCAGCAACTCGATCTCCAGACCACCGAAGAGGCCCTGCGTGATCTCGAAGCCCGGATTGAGTCCGCTGCGGTGGCTCTCCAAGAGCAAGAACTGGCTACTTCCGAGGCCTGCAGCGCCCGCCAAGCGGCCGAATCCGGGCTGAAAGAACTTCGCCAGCAAGCCAATGAAGCGGAGGGGCGCATCTACTCGCTGACCGCGCAAATCGACCAGAAAAACCAGCAGAGCGAATCCGACAAACAGCGCATGGGCCAAATCCGTGAGGAAGCCGAAGCCATGCGGGAAGCGCTCACCGAAAAAACTCGGGAAGAAAAGCAGCTCGAAGAAGAGCTCTTTCAAGCGAAGGAAAGCCTCAGCGTCACCACCAGCCAACTGGAGCAAGCGGAAAGCAACCGCCGCAGCCACCAAAGCCAGTTGCAAGCGGCCCGGGGACAGGAAAACGAACTGCGTAAAAACCTTACCCAAGTCGCTTCTCGGCTGGAGATTCTAAAAAAAGCCATGGCTGCCGGAGAGGGCTTGGAGCGCGGCACCCAGAGCGTGCTCAAAGGACTAGATGATCCTAGTCTCTACCAGACCCGCGTCCTCGGACTCCTCGGGGAATCTCTCGAGACCGAGGAAAAATACATCCCCGCTTTCGAGGCCGCGTTGGGCGATCTCCTCCAGACGGTGCTGGTGCGAGAGACCGATGATGCCACGGCCATGGTGGATCTCTTGACGCGCCAGCAAGGGGGCGTGGCCTCCCTCTTGCCAGCCGACCTCCTCGAAGGACCGAACGACTCGCAGATGGAAGCCCGACCGGAGGGGGCGCTGGCCTGGGCTCTCGATGTCGTCTCGCTCCGCGGAGAGGCCGCCCCCGTCCTCCGCGCCGCCCTCCAAAATTTCCTCCTCACTGAAACCCTCGCCAAAGCCATCACGCTTCACCAAGCCTGGCCGGCCTGCACCATCGCTACTTTGAGCGGCGAGCTGGTCCTCCCGAGCGGCGTGATCCGGGGCGGTCGCGGCAAGGAAGAGGCGGGGTCGCTCCTCCAGCGCCAGCAGGAAATCCGCAGCCTGGAAAGCGAAGTCGCCACGCTTCGCGAAGACCATGAAAAAGCCGAAGGCGAGATCGCCCAACTGGAAAGCGCCCTCGCCTTGAGCCAGCAAGCCGTCGAAGACCTCCGGGAGCAGTTGCAACAAGCCAAGCTCAGCCAAAGCTCCCTGGAAGCGCGCGCTTCCCTCCTTTGCCGGGAGCGGGAGCAGCTGGAAAGTCGCTTGGAAAATCAGGACTGGGAAATCCAGGAGTTGGAAACACGCTGCCAGGAAACCAGCGAGCTCCTGGGCGACCTCCAAAGTGAACTCGCCGACAAGCAACAGATCGTCGAAAGCGCGCGCCAGCAGCTCAGGGAGCGCGAGCAAGCCGCCACCCTCGCCGCCGACCGGGAAAAGGAATTAGGCGAAAAGCTCCAGGAAAAGAGAACCCACCTCGCCGTGGAAGGTCGCACTCTGGAAAGCCTCCAGGAGCGATACAAACCCATGTCGGAGCGACTCGCCGAGCTGCAGCAACTCCGCGAGCGCCGCGACTCAGAAATCGCGCATTTTCAAGAGAAGATCGACTACTCGCAGGCCGAGATCGGCACCTTGGTGGTGGCCGTTGAAAAGGCCCAGGGCCTCCTGACAGAACTCGATGCCAACGCCCTCAGCCTGAAAGCTGAAGCTGAAAAGACGGCCGAGGAAATCAAAGCGCGCGAGGGCGATCTCCGCTCCTACCGCGCTCAAATCGCCAAGCTCACTGACCAGCGAAATCGCGAAGAGGTGCAGACCACCCAGCTCGGCCTCAAGCTCGAAAACCTCAGCCACACCATCCAAGAGCGCTACCAAGTCGAGCTCGAAACCTTCGAGCTCGACTACTACCTCCTCGCCCAAGCCATCCAAGAAAGCCAAAAACGAGGAGGCAAAGCCGCCACCACCGAAAGCGAAGGCGAGCCTCCTGAAATCGAAAATCAGCAATCGAAAATCGAGAATCCCCCTACCGAAGTGGCTGAGCCCGACTGGGAACTCGTCGCCACGCTCACCGCGGAGCTCCGCTCCAAACTGGAATCTATGGGGCCTGTCAACCTCGACGCTATCACCGAATTCGAAGAACTGGAAGACCGCTACGAATTCCTCAAAACCCAGCGAGACGATCTTGATAACTCCAAGAACGAACTCCTCGAAGTTATCGAGCGCATCAACCAAGAGACCCAAGTCCGCTTCGCCGACACCTTCGCCCAAATTCGCGAAAACTTCCGCGAAATGTTCAAGGAACTCTTTGGCAAAGGCGCCAAGGCCGACCTCATGCTGATTGACGAAAGCGACGTCCTCGAGAGCGGGATCGAAGTCATCGCCAAGCCTCCTGGAAAGAAGCTCCAAAGCATCAGTCTCCTCTCGGGCGGCGAGCGCAGCATGACCGCGGTCGCGTTGCTCTTCAGCATCTACCAGGTCAAGCCCAGCCCCTTCTGTGTCTTAGACGAATTGGACGCTCCGCTCGACGAAAGCAACATCCAGCGTTTTGTGCGAATGCTGGACCGCTTCATCGACCAAAGCCAATTCGTCATCATCACCCACAGCAAACGCACCATGCACCGCTGCGACGTCATGTATGGTGTCACCATGGAAGAATTCGGCGTCAGCAAGCCCGTCGGCATGCGCCTCACCCAAGAGAAGCAGCCTCCTGAAAAGAAAAACGAAGCAGCCCAAGCAGCCGGGCCAACTGGTCGCGGTTGATGTTGTGGCCCACAACGACTTTGTCGATCGGGCCGTAGCTGTCGGCTTCGAAGGTGTAAATAAAGTGCTCGGAGCTGAAAATCACAAAATGTGAAGATTTAATGGCTGCCCCGTTTCACTTCCTGGCTCCGTTTTG
It includes:
- the smc gene encoding chromosome segregation protein SMC, with protein sequence MRLKSLDIHGFKSFADKTHFTFSEGVTGIVGPNGCGKSNVVDAIRWVLGETSAKALRGGEMADVIFSGTDKRQALGLAEVTLTLTDCEEALGVDYQEIALGRRVFRDGKSDYLINGKPCRLRDIHELFMDTGIGRSAYSIMAQGQIDQILSSKPEERRVVFEEAAGITKFKKQKKEALRKLEYTEANLLRVADIISEVERQMRSLQRQAAKAKRFQALHANVRVLETHHAHRQYRELKAQEGELATSIASRRQQQEGLEADSETVESEVESAREQLHQQESALAANQEARMTRRNEIEQARQRRGFCEERIEGLESQIEQNRSEISATEEKRAQQQLDLQTTEEALRDLEARIESAAVALQEQELATSEACSARQAAESGLKELRQQANEAEGRIYSLTAQIDQKNQQSESDKQRMGQIREEAEAMREALTEKTREEKQLEEELFQAKESLSVTTSQLEQAESNRRSHQSQLQAARGQENELRKNLTQVASRLEILKKAMAAGEGLERGTQSVLKGLDDPSLYQTRVLGLLGESLETEEKYIPAFEAALGDLLQTVLVRETDDATAMVDLLTRQQGGVASLLPADLLEGPNDSQMEARPEGALAWALDVVSLRGEAAPVLRAALQNFLLTETLAKAITLHQAWPACTIATLSGELVLPSGVIRGGRGKEEAGSLLQRQQEIRSLESEVATLREDHEKAEGEIAQLESALALSQQAVEDLREQLQQAKLSQSSLEARASLLCREREQLESRLENQDWEIQELETRCQETSELLGDLQSELADKQQIVESARQQLREREQAATLAADREKELGEKLQEKRTHLAVEGRTLESLQERYKPMSERLAELQQLRERRDSEIAHFQEKIDYSQAEIGTLVVAVEKAQGLLTELDANALSLKAEAEKTAEEIKAREGDLRSYRAQIAKLTDQRNREEVQTTQLGLKLENLSHTIQERYQVELETFELDYYLLAQAIQESQKRGGKAATTESEGEPPEIENQQSKIENPPTEVAEPDWELVATLTAELRSKLESMGPVNLDAITEFEELEDRYEFLKTQRDDLDNSKNELLEVIERINQETQVRFADTFAQIRENFREMFKELFGKGAKADLMLIDESDVLESGIEVIAKPPGKKLQSISLLSGGERSMTAVALLFSIYQVKPSPFCVLDELDAPLDESNIQRFVRMLDRFIDQSQFVIITHSKRTMHRCDVMYGVTMEEFGVSKPVGMRLTQEKQPPEKKNEAAQAAGPTGRG